CAACCATTTCGCGGGCAATGGCCCGGGTTTTATAGAAGCGGGCGGCCCAAAGCCACTTGTCCAGACGGACGGTATCGTCAGAATTCTCGCTTGCCTTCATCATGACCTCTTCTGATTAACTGAGATTTACCGAGCGATGCAATGACGGTAACAGCCCAAGATAATCATTCATTGACGGATGCTGCTGGAATGATTTTTCCTGCTGGCTGGAGTCAGGGTTACTGACGCCCAGACAGTAACGGATACCAAAGGTCTTGGCGGCGTCCAGAATCGGCTCGCTGTCATCGACAAACAGCGTCCTGGCCGGATCGAAATCGGTTTGCCGTTGCACGGCCCGCCATAACCGCTGATTTTCTTTCGGATATCCATAAGTATGGGTGGAAAGTAATAAATCAAGGTGTTTGTCTAAGCCGGTATGTTCAATTTTAACCGCCAGGCTGTGCGGATGCGCATTAGTCAGCAGAATCGTGCGCTTACCGCTGTCGCGCAGGGCATGCAGAAATGGCTCGGTATCTTCCCGCAGGCGGGCGCGAGGGCCGATATCCGTGGTCATCTGATAGATGTCCAACCCCAGCTTTTCACTCCAGTAATCGAAGCAGTACCAGTTCATCGTATGCTGCACCGCCTGATACTCTGCGGCAATGAGCCGTTGAGCCTGCCCGAGGCTGATACCGCGTTTGTCGCTGAGTGACTGCGGCACAAGCTGTAACCAGAAGTAGCTATCAAAAGCCAAATCGAGCAGCGTGCCATCCATATCCAATATAACGGTATCAATGTCGTGCCAGTTAATTTGGGGGCTCATAAATACTCCAGATACAGAATGATGCCAGATACCGAGGCTTGTTTGATAAGGGGAAACATACCCATCCGCACTTCGGGTTGCCGGGGAGATCGCCCCGAGACTAAAGTCTGATGAGTATAAATACGGCAGTTTCGTCAGAATAGCATAACAGCGCGTGCTGCACGATGGTCAGGACAGTTGCGTACGGCCGTCTACCAGCGATGGCGTGGCGCCAAAGCGAGAAGCGTAATACTGCTGAATATTGGCCATCCGCTGTTTGCTCTTGACTATCCTCATGCCCAACAGCGCGGCATTGACCAGCAATATTATGGAAAAGAGCAACAGCAGCAGGCAACTGCCGAGGTAACGCCACAGCGTGATAACATCCGGTTCGCTATGCAGGCTGATATGCTGAGTACCGTTGGCATCGATGCTGAGGTCTGTGATGACGCCCGACGCGCTGAACGGCGTGTGCAATAACATAGCCGATAACCGCTGAAGTTCTTTCCACTGATCGGCGGCGTGGTACTCATTCAGCGGTACAAGCGGTAACGGATGGCTGACAAACTGGCGTCCTTCATCGCTGCGGATTAAAAAACCGCCCGGGGGAGGGCTATTGAGTGAATCGGCCGCGTGGTTGACTTCCTGTTGAAAGAAAAAGTCGGTGGCGCTGTTGACGAGTGACTCCAGCGTCTCTGCGCTTACCGGACGCAGCAACACATTCATTTCTTTAAATGAACCCGAACGCGCCTGCTTTACCAGCGTATCCCAGTTCTTTGCATTGCCCAGATTGACCAATGCATTTTTCAGGCGGAAGCAATCTCTCTC
This window of the Brenneria goodwinii genome carries:
- the yrfG gene encoding GMP/IMP nucleotidase: MSPQINWHDIDTVILDMDGTLLDLAFDSYFWLQLVPQSLSDKRGISLGQAQRLIAAEYQAVQHTMNWYCFDYWSEKLGLDIYQMTTDIGPRARLREDTEPFLHALRDSGKRTILLTNAHPHSLAVKIEHTGLDKHLDLLLSTHTYGYPKENQRLWRAVQRQTDFDPARTLFVDDSEPILDAAKTFGIRYCLGVSNPDSSQQEKSFQQHPSMNDYLGLLPSLHRSVNLS